The region AATTTTTTATCGCTTTTATAATTAAGATTTTGGTTCTGCGAAAAATCTGTTATGGTAGTGTTTTGAAATACTTTATTGAAATATTCTTTATAAGTAGGAGTTTCTACAAAATCAGTAATCGATTTGCGCGCCGAAATTTCTATATAACTTTTTTTAGAAAGATTATACTTTCCATAAACATCAGCATTAATCATGTTGATTCCCGCGCTGAATGAGTTTTTTTCTGCTTTTTCTGGCGTAGAAGAAATCGCGACTACGCTTGAAACGCTTTCTCCGTAAAAAGCAGAACTTCCGTTTTTATAGATGGAAATCGTATGTCCAAGATTTGGATTAAAAACAGATATTAAACCAAAAAAATGTCCCGTTTGAAACATTCGTATTCCATTCCACAAAAATAAATTCTGATCGTGCGTGCCACCGCGAACATTAATACTTGAGACACTTTCATCGAGACTGTTTACGCCCGGAATCTGCTGCATAGTCTGTAACGCATCGGGTTCAATAAGACCGGGAAGAATTCCAAATTTTTTGGGCTTAATTTCAAGAGATCCATCGGTGTTTTTAGAAATACCCGAAGCTAAAATGGCATTGGTTTTAATTTCGCGCAATTCTGTAATTTCAGGTTGTAATACAATTTGAAGACAATTTTTAGCGTCTGGATTTCCTGCCGTAATTCTCTTTGAGGCAAAACCAACATGACTAATTATAAAAGGGTTTTTATCTTCTTTACTGAATTCAAAATAACCTTCGGAATCAGTTGTAATGTGAGTTTTATTATTTAAACTAACATTAGCATTCTCAATAGGTTTTTTATCGATGCTGGAAAAAACATAGCCGCAAATTATAGAACTTTCATTGTTCTTTTTATAGATATTGATGAACTTGTTTCCTATGTTTTCAAAAGATAAATGAGTTCTTTTTCTTAAATATTCTAGTTTTTGTTCTAATGAAAGTGATTTTTTTGGAGGATTTAATTGGAGACCTTCAATATTATCTTCGGTATAATTAAAACTTACACCATGCTGTTCTTCAATATCAATTATTATTTTTTTAATGGGCATCACTTTTCCTTTGTCCTGAGCAAAAAGATTCAGGGCAAGAAAAAAGAGAAAAAACAAAAAATGAAATTGTTTGGGGCGGAACATTTATTTTTCGTCAAAAATTATTTTGTTGTCAGATACTTTTTTAGCCTCCAAATGATACGTTGTACTAATAATCTGCAAAGCTGTATTTAGATTTTTTGCCGGTAATTTACCTGTAAACAAGGAGATAGTATCTTTTGTATTTAGTTCAATCTTAATATTATATTGTCTTTCTACTTCATCAAGAAGGCTTCTGATATTTTCTTTATAAAAACAAATCTGATCGTTCATCCATTCTGGTTGTAATGCATTTACAGTTCTTTGAATCTGTTTTCCATTTTCAAAACGAACGCTCTGCCCGTGAGTTAATAAAACTTGAATGTTGTTATAATTTACTTTGACACGACCTTCATAGCACACAACGTCGAACCTATTTTTTCTGGCTTTAACGTTAAATTGTGTTCCTAAAACGGTTACTTTTCCGAGATTCGTTTGTACTTCAAATTTTCTGCCTTTTGCGACTTTAAAATAAGCTTCTCCTTTTAGTTCAAGATGTCTGTTTTTATCCCAATTCCACTTTTTATAGTGTATTTCAGAACCTGAATTTAAAACCACTTCAGAATTATCGGGTAATGAAAAAGCAGTCTTTTTTCCAAAATCGGCAGTTTCGGTTTGAGGGACAAAAACTTTCATCGCAAATGTAATTCCGAGAGCCAGCACAAATATGGCGGCAGCTTTAAATGCCCATTTTTTGTAAAGCGGAACTACTTTTGTTACTGTTTTTTTCTGGCTTAAAATGTTAGACAGCATAGCATTTTCATCCAAATCACCTGTTTCAAGATGAGCGGTATAATTTTTTATCTTTTGGTATTTTTCAAAATCGGGGCTTGCCTCAAATTCAGCCAATTCGTCCGGAGACAAATCGTCGTTGAGCCATTTTGCTAATAAGCGATTTTTTTTCATTTTATCGTATTATTTAATTAAAACAATTAGAACTAAATTTACCCTACTTTTTATAAATCAATTTCTTTACGTAAGCTTAACAGAGCCAAATGAATGCGTTTTTCCACAGCCTTTACGCTAATGTTGAGCTCTATGGCGATTTCGCTGTATTTTTTTCCGTCAATTCTGTGCATCAAAAAGGCGGTGCGCTGTTTTTCGTTTAAGTTTTCGATTGCTTTTAAAAGTTTGGCTTGAAATTGTTTTTCCTCCAAGAGATATTCGGGATTTTCGTTTGTTTTGTCTAAACCGCTGAAGTTTTTTTCATATTTCAAAACTACTTTTTGGTGTGCAATTTGATTAAGACTGCTGTTGTTTGCAATCGTATAAAGGTATGATTTTGCTTTTTCTAAAGGTACAGAAGCACAATTCTGCCAAAGCTTTACAAATGCTTCCTGAGTTACATCTTCTGCTTGTTCTGCGTTTCCAAATTTGTAAAAAAGAAAATTCCGAAGTGCTTTTACATGACTTTTGAAGAAAGACGAAAAAATGATTTCATCGCAGGTATTAGATTGGTTTTTATCTGGCATTTAGAGTTTCAGTTTGTAAAGCGCAAAAGTATTTGTTTTTAATGTAAGTAGGGTAAAAGTAAAGATGATTGTTTTATAGAAGAATAAAATGCTATTGGATTTTGATAATTTAGTATAGATGAAAATTATGAACCTTTTGATGTTGGTTCATTAAAAAATAGTTTCTTTTAAAATTTATTTACCTTTGTAAAAACATAAATATGTTCCTTTTGAAAAAATATTTATCAATCGCAGTTTTCCTGTTGTTATTGTTTTCTTGTCAAAGTGAAATAGACGAACAAAACAATAATTCGCAGGGGACAATTACTACTGTTTCTCCGCTCACTACTTATCTGCAAAGAGTTGCTATGGTTAGAACTGTACAAGATAATATGATCGACGGATCGAGCTACTGCACCATAAAACTCCCCTATACTGTTTCAGTAAATAATGAACAGATTGCAGTAAATACCACAGCTGATTATCAGAAAGTTTTGGATAATATCAACGCAAGCAATTATGATGATGATATTGTAAAAATAGATTTTCCTGTAACGATGGTATACTACAATTACATCGAAAAACTTATTCCAAATCAGGCAGATTTTGATTCTTTAATCGATTACTGGAATCTTTATCCAGATCTTTTATCTAAAATCAACGGTCTGAATATCAATTATCCGATAACAATTAACATCTATAACAGCGCGAATCAAGCAGGCAGTTCTCAATCGATAGTAAGTGACCAGGCCTTTTTTAATTTCATTAAAAATTTAAATGAAAGCCAGTACATATCTTTAAAATATCCTATCACAATTGCTGATTACAATAATCAGATAAAAACGATTTCAAATAATCAGGATTTCGAAAATGCTATTAAATATGCCATAGATTATTGCCCAGAAAATAATCTTGTGACACTAGATTTTTCTACAACCATCACAAAAGATTCTTGGGAAATTCCCTATTTTTATGACGGTACTGTTAGGACTTCAAATTACAGTGATTATACATTTGTATTTAAAACCGATCAATCTGTAGTTGCCACCAAAAATGGAGTTTCGGAAACGGGACAGTGGGAAAGTTCAGTCCAAAGCGGAGTTACAGAAGTAAAGATAAGTTTTAGTACTGGAGTGCTTTCTAAATTAAATTTTAACTGGAAGCTTTTTGAATTTAATAATTCTCAGATAAGATTGCGAGATGAAGGTACAACGACAAATTATCTTTACTTTCAGAAAAAACACTAACGGCTTTTTTTCTTTCTTCCCTACCAATAAGAAGTCCTGTAATGGGTAATGTTGCAGCAAATAAGCAAACTAAAAAGGTAAAATTTTTGTTGGATAACCATAGATATTTCCTGTGTGAATTGGGTAAATTAAGCGTCGTATTTTATCGCCATTGCTAAAGGATTCATAAGGTCTTATTTTCAAAAGTTTACCCGTGTATTTGTCAAAATAAGCCATACTTGAAATATTTGGAATAGATTTTTCAAGATTCAATTTAATAACCATAATACTGTTTATGGTATCAGAAGGGATTCTGATCTGTGTATCTTCCTTATCGTGTGATATTTCCATTCAAATCAATTTCGATACCTTTCGATTCCTCCTCACCAAATAAAAAATGGCGCCAATTGAATTCAATTGGCGCCATACTATCTGTTCTTTTTTATTTCCGAGCTTATATATATCAGAATCATATATAGCTAACATATATGAATCATTTAGTGGCAGGAAAAGCTGCAGTCCTTTTAATCCAAAATCTCTCTGGCTGCCAAACTTCCAGTTTCTTTTTTCTAAAAACTGATTATACATGACAAGCGGATTATCCGAAATAATAAAAGGATTTGAGGTTTTATTTTTAATGAGCTTATATTTCAGACCTAAAAGATCTGGCACCAGTAGTTCGGCAGACTTTAGCAAATTCAGTTTGCCTTTATCGGATTGTTGTTCCTGTAATCCTGGAATCATATCGGTAGAAACATTACCTTCACTGATTTTGGATTTAGTATTTGGAAGTTTTTGCTCAAAGTTTTTTAGAATTTTGAAATGAATAGAATTTCGAAGATCCAAAATAATCAGGAAATGCAACATTTTAGAATGATTAGGACTTTGTGGAATAGGCAGTTTTTCTCCTTCCCACATTTCTCTAAAGATTGGCGCAGAATCTGATTCGAGCTTTGCAAGCCACTCTTCAAGCTCGCCATCACTTCCATAAAAATGTTTTCTGCCTAGATGCGAGGATATTTTTACATGACTTTTAAAAACATTCCTATTAGTCTCGAACATGCCGATGGTTTTTCCATTATTCTCAAAGGAGAAGAAACGCTGGAAAAATTGTGGTACGAAGTGCTGTATTTTCGGAATTTGTTTTTTTTGTGCCATTTTGCATTCTCTTTATAAAACAGAATAACTATTGTTATGCTTTGCTTAAA is a window of Flavobacterium crocinum DNA encoding:
- a CDS encoding FecR family protein, yielding MKKNRLLAKWLNDDLSPDELAEFEASPDFEKYQKIKNYTAHLETGDLDENAMLSNILSQKKTVTKVVPLYKKWAFKAAAIFVLALGITFAMKVFVPQTETADFGKKTAFSLPDNSEVVLNSGSEIHYKKWNWDKNRHLELKGEAYFKVAKGRKFEVQTNLGKVTVLGTQFNVKARKNRFDVVCYEGRVKVNYNNIQVLLTHGQSVRFENGKQIQRTVNALQPEWMNDQICFYKENIRSLLDEVERQYNIKIELNTKDTISLFTGKLPAKNLNTALQIISTTYHLEAKKVSDNKIIFDEK
- a CDS encoding PepSY-associated TM helix domain-containing protein, whose translation is MEISHDKEDTQIRIPSDTINSIMVIKLNLEKSIPNISSMAYFDKYTGKLLKIRPYESFSNGDKIRRLIYPIHTGNIYGYPTKILPF
- a CDS encoding RNA polymerase sigma factor — its product is MPDKNQSNTCDEIIFSSFFKSHVKALRNFLFYKFGNAEQAEDVTQEAFVKLWQNCASVPLEKAKSYLYTIANNSSLNQIAHQKVVLKYEKNFSGLDKTNENPEYLLEEKQFQAKLLKAIENLNEKQRTAFLMHRIDGKKYSEIAIELNISVKAVEKRIHLALLSLRKEIDL
- a CDS encoding DUF4238 domain-containing protein, with amino-acid sequence MAQKKQIPKIQHFVPQFFQRFFSFENNGKTIGMFETNRNVFKSHVKISSHLGRKHFYGSDGELEEWLAKLESDSAPIFREMWEGEKLPIPQSPNHSKMLHFLIILDLRNSIHFKILKNFEQKLPNTKSKISEGNVSTDMIPGLQEQQSDKGKLNLLKSAELLVPDLLGLKYKLIKNKTSNPFIISDNPLVMYNQFLEKRNWKFGSQRDFGLKGLQLFLPLNDSYMLAIYDSDIYKLGNKKEQIVWRQLNSIGAIFYLVRRNRKVSKLI